In Helianthus annuus cultivar XRQ/B chromosome 9, HanXRQr2.0-SUNRISE, whole genome shotgun sequence, the following are encoded in one genomic region:
- the LOC118481780 gene encoding uncharacterized protein LOC118481780 yields the protein MALDDDEEEEQEEEEDEEEEEENDDVQEIATNGRQHWTSEEEVSLVKAYLHISENRKHGNEQRKDAFWRRIINHFRQLPGARIRNMDQMTSTWTDLNGKISKFNACFIQKNRNPQSGASEATIMRKATEEYCRLYKKRTFPHVGAWEVARHHPKWVHVELVDMRGPTAPEKRGGSKRSKTSDSGNYTTSASDNLPEMNLNGPLDEPDQPVDDPIEEDTPTRPRRRRGGESSSKGKEAVAESIFRIEEEKMTQFKKAEQRKETIMSLKVEREQAYKEHLKTIERQNDLKILCEKHAHLDEPFKSIVIQQKREICAKWGWEMPPV from the exons TCTTGACGACGATGAGGAAGAGGAAcaagaagaagaggaagatgaagaggaagaagaagaaaatgatgaCGTTCAAGAAATCGCCACAAACGGCCGACAACATTGGACGAGCGAGGAGGAGGTGTCCTTGGTGAAGGCGTATTTGCACATCTCGGAGAATAGGAAACATGGCAACGAGCAAAGAAAGGATGCGTTTTGGAGACGGATCATTAATCATTTTAGGCAACTTCCCGGTGCAAGGATACGAAACATGGACCAAATGACGTCGACGTGGACGGATTTGAACGGGAAAATTAGCAAGTTCAacgcttgtttcattcaaaag AACCGAAACCCACAAAGTGGAGCGAGCGAGGCGACAATCATGCGAAAAGCAACCGAAGAGTATTGCCGACTATACAAAAAGAGGACTTTTCCACACGTGGGGGCATGGGAAGTTGCGAGACATCACCCGAAGTGGGTCCACGTTGAGTTGGTTGACATGCGTGGTCCTACGGCTCCAGAAAAACGAGGAGGTTCGAAAAGATCAAAGACATCCGATTCGGGGAACTACACGACTTccgcgtcggataacttgccggAAATGAACTTAAACGGCCCCCTTGACGAACCCGATCAACCCGTTGACGACCCCATCGAAGAAGATACACCCACAAGGCCACGACGCAGGAGAGGTGGTGAATCGTCAAGCAAAGGTAAGGAAGCGGTGGCGGAGTCGATCTTCAGAATCGAAGAGGAGAAAATGACCCAATTCAAGAAGGCCgaacaaagaaaagaaacaatTATGTCCCTAAAAGTTGAACGCGAGCAGGCGTACAAGGAACACTTGAAAACGATTgaaagacaaaatgatttaaaaatcttgtgtgaAAAGCACGCCCATCTCGACGAACCGTTCAAGTCAATTGTCATTCAACAAAAGCGCGAGATTTGCGCAAAGTGGGGTTGGGAGATGCCACCcgtttag
- the LOC118481781 gene encoding uncharacterized protein LOC118481781, with product MAIISDRANSIHVGVRNVFPRVYHGLCCRHLMMNLRLPSSKKKEYEALWWKTCKSYRMSDFTESFNALCLAVPRIRQVLTNIGFGRWARAHCPGNRYHYMTSNSAESINSLSRFSRKMPITQLIEFFRESVQKWFYDRRLQGMQESHSLTQWAQKKILKKIEGSRTWTVAGIRVNSFVVDDGGKRGVVDLSNRSCSCHVWQVSGLPCGHVIAVSRFLGEPDCSHYAFSCYSNEVYKKTYEESINPLPHRSEWVIPEGLGSVLPPNITKRQSGHPKENNRILSRGEEPVPVYCSCCRTYGHVRDVCLDPMKSQIRSRKSSAKGKEKETETQSSTDDIFPSYNLAEF from the coding sequence ATGGCGATCATTTCGGATAGGGCGAATTCGATACATGTGGGTGTTAGGAATGTGTTTCCACGTGTGTACCACGGCCTGTGTTGTCGTCATTTAATGATGAATTTACGTTTGCCGTCGTCTAAAAAAAAAGAGTACGAGGCACTATGGTGGAAGACGTGTAAATCTTATCGGATGTCTGACTTTACCGAGTCATTTAATGCCTTGTGTCTTGCTGTTCCTCGAATACGCCAGGTTTTAACAAATATTGGGTTTGGTAGATGGGCAAGAGCTCATTGTCCCGGCAATCGATACCACTATATGACATCTAATAGTGCGGAGTCTATAAACTCTTTGTCTAGATTCTCGCGTAAGATGCCGATAACGCAACTTATCGAATTTTTCCGCGAGTCTGTACAAAAATGGTTTTATGACCGTCGATTGCAGGGCATGCAGGAGAGCCATTCACTTACTCAGTGGGCACAGaagaaaattttaaagaaaattgaagGGTCTAGAACCTGGACTGTTGCAGGCATCCGGGTAAACAGCTTTGTTGTTGATGATGGTGGGAAAAGGGGTGTAGTTGATCTTTCGAATCGTTCGTGTAGCTGTCATGTCTGGCAAGTTTCGGGTTTACCTTGTGGGCATGTGATTGCTGTTTCAAGATTTTTGGGTGAACCTGACTGTAGTCATTATGCTTTCTCGTGTTACTCAAACGAAGTATACAAAAAAACGTATGAAGAATCGATTAATCCTCTGCCTCATAGGTCTGAATGGGTAATACCAGAAGGCCTTGGCAGTGTTTTACCGCCGAATATTACAAAACGTCAATCAGGTCATCCAAAAGAAAACAACAGAATCTTGTCTCGTGGGGAAGAACCTGTTCCGGTATATTGTTCGTGTTGCCGAACATACGGACATGTTCGTGACGTTTGTTTAGATCCAATGAAATCACAGATTCGTTCACGAAAATCATCAGCAAAAGGAAAAGAGAAAGAGACAGAAACCCAGAGTTCAACGGATGACATTTTTCCATCTTATAATTTAGCAGAATtttag